CGTTGAATTCGCATGGTGATGTTGTGCCCCCAGGAACTGGCTGGAGGATGAATCCTTATGGTGGTGATATCATCGATGGAAAGCTTTATGGGAGAGGAGCGGCGGTTTCTAAATCAGATATAGCCTCCTACACTTTTGCGGTGCTTGCTTTACGTGAAGTGGCTGATGCACTTCAAGGAAAAATATCCTTAGCCTTCACCTTTGATGAAGAAACGGGTGGCGAGGTCGGACCGAAGTGGTTGCTAGAAAAGGGGTTAATCCAACCGGATCTTGCTGTCTGTCCGGGTTTCACGTATTCAATTGTCAATGCTCACAACGGCTGTCTACACCTAGAGGTTAAACTTAAAGGGAAGCAAGCCCACGCGGCAGAGCCTCAGTTTGGACATGATGCATTGGAGGCAATGACAGCCGTTCTCACAGAATTGTACAACTATCGAAAATCATTAACGGAAACGGAGTCTAAGGTGCCTGGTATCCAATCCCCTACCTTAGTAGTGGGTAAGATTAATGGTGGTATCAATACAAATGTTGTACCAGACGAATGTACGATTCGCATTGACAGAAGGCTAATTCCGGAGGAAGACGCTGAAGCTACAGAACAAGAGCTTGTCTCTGTTATTAATAAAGTTGCAGGGCAATTTCCTGGCATTACAGTCGAAATAAAACGAGTTTTGTTAGCCAAAAGCTTTGGGCCAGTTCCTGAAACGCTCCCACTTCTTCAAGCATTTAAACGGAATTGGGGTCTTGTGATGGAAGGGGATTTGTTGGTTCAAGGCTCTCCGTTGTATACAGACGCTAGGCATTTTTATGAAGTGGGGATTCCTGTTGTCTTGTTTGGAGCAGGACCGCGAACTTTACTTGAGGCCAATGGGCACCGAGCTGATGAACACGTAAAAATTGATGATTTAATTAAAGCAACAAAGGTGGTTGCATTAAGCTTGTTTGATCTTCTTAGAGCGCAGTAGGTAAGAAGTCGCGATGTCCCAAGTTGGATTTTGAATAAGGAATCGGTCATTTAAGCAATAAAATGACCGGTTCTTTTTCTTGGCTGTGATAAATTTGACTTTATTATTGTTGCGATTTTCGGTATCCTGCAGATTGAGCGTCAGCTTCGGAACAAAACCAAACAATATTATCTGTAGTCTTTTCATAGTATCGACCACCAGGTACATGGTAGATATGACTGTTAGCATTTCCCTTTATTTTTTCTTTGCAGTCTAGGTTAGTTTCCTGATCATCACTTGGATCGTTAATGTAGGAGCCCGAGGATCCTGAAGCATTTGAATTGGAATTAGCCGCTGGCGGCTCGGTTCCAGTTTGATCAGAATCATACCCATCATTTTGGACATAGTCTTCAATACTCCAAATTCCAATCCCAGCCTTCTGGGCTTTAGACTGAGCCTCGCGGAAACGATCGACATACTTCGTATTAGGCGGAAAGACCGCAACTCGTGCAAGTCCTTCGTTAATTAGAACTTCATTATAAAGTGTATTGTCAATCCAAACATAGGCTAATAGTCTTCCGTACTGGTCTCGTTCCTCGACATCGAGTTCTAGTGTGATATTTTTATCAGTTAATTCTTTTGTAGTAAAACTTGATGCCTCCTTCCCAAATGGCTGTACACCAAGTCTTGGATGTTTGGTTTCTGGTGTGTCTATCAAAATCAAGCGAACCTTTTCCGTTGTTCCATTCTCTAATTGAACTTTAATCGTATCGCCATCAGTTACAGATAGCACTTTCGCCTTAAGACCATTTATCTGTGAGTTTCCAATTTCTTCTTTTGATTGATTAGACCTATTATCTTCTGTTAAATTGTTAGAAGGTGTTTTCTGTTCAGTCTCTTTAGGAGCTTCCTTCTCCATCGATGTATCCGTACCTGTACATCCGCTAAATATGCCAATGAACAGAAGTGTAGCTCCAATACATAAGATGTGTTTATACTTTATTATTTTATTTTTTTTGCTAACATAAAACCCAATAATTAGAATTGCCGTTAGTATACCAAGCATGAATGAATCTCCTCTTCGTTATAAAATCAAAATTAATAGTAGCATATTTTAGGAGAGTAAAAAAATAGAACAACAAAAAGATAAGATTTTGTTATAATGAAAGAAAATTTAATATATTTTGAAAACTATTGTTGCGTACAGAAAGGTTTGATTTTAAGTGAGTGTTAATCGAAACGACGCGTGTCCATGCGGAAGTGGAAAAAAGTATAAGAAATGTTGTTTAAATAAGAAAAAAGTCATTCAAATCCAAGAGGTCAAAGAGGAGCGCTTCTTCCAGCAAAAGAATGCACTAGTTGATCGAATGAGAGTGTTTTTTCAGTCTAACATCTCTCGTGATCATTTTCGACAACTAGAAAGAGAGTTTCATATAAGAACAAATAGGTTAGTTCCTGCTGATATACGAGATGGATTTTTCCGATTTTGGCTATATTTTTGCCATCGATTTACTAATGGTTTAAGAGGAATAGAATGGTTTTATCAGGAACAACAGTTTAGGCTATCACATGAGGAAAAAATGATGGCAAATCATTGGACAGGTCTAAAGATGAAACTAGTTGAGGCTGTAAACAAGGATGGAAACAAGGTTGTATTTGAAGACATGCTATCGAAAGACCAGTATACTGTTCCGGAAATAAGAGAAAATATTCCCGCCTTTTCCCCTTGGTATGGAACATTAGGATTAATAGAGAGCTTTGAAGGAAACGACTATTTTAATGGAGTCAGAATTTTTAAAGGTCCAATCCATTTAATGAATGCATTAGAGCTGGTACGACAGCTTGCTCAAAAAGAAAATACGCCTGCGGATAAGATTTTGTTTGATTATTATCCTGAAATATTAGCTGTATTGCTAGGTAATGACTACGCTCAAAAACCTGAGGATAAAACAGAACAGGAAATTCATCAATACATACTGGAATATCATATCCTTAATGAAGTATTGCTTCATTCATTCTTACAAGAGAATAAGGATTTTATTGTAGATAAAGCCGATAGTAGTCTGAAAGGATATTCCTGGGCCGGAAATTGGCGCGAATATCAGGATAGTGAAATTGCTGACGAGGTGGTTATTGCTGAAGTCTTTGCTACCCTTTCAATCCAACAAAACAAACTGATCATAACGAGCTTTGACAAAAAGAAAACAGAACAATTAAAAGAAATCTTAAAAAAGGCGATTTTAGCGCTACAATTTGATTCTGAAAGGACAAATGTAATTAAAAGTCCGATTCAAGCCCAAATAAAGAATTACTTTGTACAAATGAGTCAGGATGCACCGTTCTATTATTCCAACTATGCTCAAACGAACTTATTTGAGGAGATAAATGTCTCCATTCCAAAATATAATAATCGCTCGATCAGGCAGTTAATTGAAGATGGTGAAGTAGAATTAGCTTTGTCGTGGTTAAAGCAAGTGGAGCAAAATATATATCAACAAGTGATGAAGCAAACAGATGAGATTAAGGTTACGGCTGATTTGAATTCTGTTCGGAAAATTTTAGGTTTACCGCTATCTCCATTTGTCACTGGTGGTGCAAGTCGCAAAAGTGGGTTTATTGAGATTGAAAATCCATTCAAAGCCATCATTGTTGAAAGAGAAGATATTCCTTTTTATGAGGATTTAGGGTTTACTCCAACCACTATTAGTAATTTTTACGCTACAGATATGGTTACCTTTTTCAAAGAAAAAACGATTGGTAAAGGAGAAGGTACTGTTAGAAAATATAGAAATAGCTTGTATTTCCTAAGAGAAGTACTTGAGCAGTCTTCTTTACAAGAATGGTCACAATGTAATGATGCTTTATGGAGATCCATCCTTCTAGAAGTGTTTGCATCAGATGAGGTCAGCAAGACTTATCAAAAAGATTTCGTCAGTACAATGAAAGCTTTCGCAAAATGGTTGGATAGTATAAAGCAAACATCTGTTTCATCGGTTCTATTACCAGAAATAAAAAAGGTAGAACTAAAAATCACAAACAAGAAAGTATTACAAAAAATATAAAATCAAACGGGCAAAAGGCAGATGACCAAAGTGGTCTCTGCCTTTTGCTCTATTTTTTAATATTAGTATGAAGCTTCGTAAAATCAACATTAGGATAGTACCGCTCTTTAACTAGTACATTTGGTCCTAAACAAGCAACCTCTGGACAATGACAGGAAAGCTGTTTGGCGATTGGGGTGTTTGCCCACTGATCATATGCCTGTTGTAATCTGGTATTAACTACATTTCCTAATGGGGGAATATCCCCGAAATCGGTCACAATAATATCGCCATTAAATATATTAACATTTAAACGTGAGCGACCATCAGGGTCGTTACGGACTGTGACGTTTTTACTTCGATAAATCCGCTCTAACAATTGCAAATCCTCTTTGTTCGAGCTGCAGGGATAAAAGGGTAAAGTTCCGAATAGCATCCAAACATTCTCATCTCGAATATCAAGTAAATGGTGAATGGCCTGTCTTATTTCATCGATTTTTAAGTATTCTAGATTGCTAGCGAAATCACTTGGGTACATTGGGTGCACTTCATGCCGTTGGCAAAGCATGTCATCAACAATTTGCCGATGGATCTTTTCCAAAAATGGGAGTGTCCGTTTGTTCAGCATCGTTTCTGCAGAAACGGTGACGCCAGCTTTCACTAGAGCCCGGCTATTTTCAATCATCCGCTCAAAATACTTTACACGTTGGGTAAAGCTTGGTTTATGTTCCATTCGCGCAAAGCCAGCTGTTGCAAAATCCTCTTCCGTTCCCCAGTTATGCGAGATATGTAGGACATCCAAATAAGGTATGATTAATTCATAGCGTTGTAAATCCATGGTTAAATTTGAGTTGATTTGGGTTCTGACACCACGTTCATGTGCATATTTGAGTAGGGGTACGACATAATTTTTAACAGATGTGAGGGATAACATCGGTTCTCCGCCAGTTATGCTTAACGCCCGTAGAGTAGGAATTTCATCTAATCTTTTTAAAAGGAGACCAACAGGCACAGCACTAGGGTCTTTTGTTTGTA
The DNA window shown above is from Bacillus sp. T3 and carries:
- a CDS encoding ArgE/DapE family deacylase — translated: MPNFKRKLIDIIDENHTELIAFLQELVKIPSDNPPGDCIGIAEKIKAKLQSYQFKQVSFHELPTDALNRVGMKRAANVVAYEVFNEKNGLEITLNSHGDVVPPGTGWRMNPYGGDIIDGKLYGRGAAVSKSDIASYTFAVLALREVADALQGKISLAFTFDEETGGEVGPKWLLEKGLIQPDLAVCPGFTYSIVNAHNGCLHLEVKLKGKQAHAAEPQFGHDALEAMTAVLTELYNYRKSLTETESKVPGIQSPTLVVGKINGGINTNVVPDECTIRIDRRLIPEEDAEATEQELVSVINKVAGQFPGITVEIKRVLLAKSFGPVPETLPLLQAFKRNWGLVMEGDLLVQGSPLYTDARHFYEVGIPVVLFGAGPRTLLEANGHRADEHVKIDDLIKATKVVALSLFDLLRAQ
- a CDS encoding thermonuclease family protein → MLGILTAILIIGFYVSKKNKIIKYKHILCIGATLLFIGIFSGCTGTDTSMEKEAPKETEQKTPSNNLTEDNRSNQSKEEIGNSQINGLKAKVLSVTDGDTIKVQLENGTTEKVRLILIDTPETKHPRLGVQPFGKEASSFTTKELTDKNITLELDVEERDQYGRLLAYVWIDNTLYNEVLINEGLARVAVFPPNTKYVDRFREAQSKAQKAGIGIWSIEDYVQNDGYDSDQTGTEPPAANSNSNASGSSGSYINDPSDDQETNLDCKEKIKGNANSHIYHVPGGRYYEKTTDNIVWFCSEADAQSAGYRKSQQ
- a CDS encoding SEC-C domain-containing protein, which codes for MSVNRNDACPCGSGKKYKKCCLNKKKVIQIQEVKEERFFQQKNALVDRMRVFFQSNISRDHFRQLEREFHIRTNRLVPADIRDGFFRFWLYFCHRFTNGLRGIEWFYQEQQFRLSHEEKMMANHWTGLKMKLVEAVNKDGNKVVFEDMLSKDQYTVPEIRENIPAFSPWYGTLGLIESFEGNDYFNGVRIFKGPIHLMNALELVRQLAQKENTPADKILFDYYPEILAVLLGNDYAQKPEDKTEQEIHQYILEYHILNEVLLHSFLQENKDFIVDKADSSLKGYSWAGNWREYQDSEIADEVVIAEVFATLSIQQNKLIITSFDKKKTEQLKEILKKAILALQFDSERTNVIKSPIQAQIKNYFVQMSQDAPFYYSNYAQTNLFEEINVSIPKYNNRSIRQLIEDGEVELALSWLKQVEQNIYQQVMKQTDEIKVTADLNSVRKILGLPLSPFVTGGASRKSGFIEIENPFKAIIVEREDIPFYEDLGFTPTTISNFYATDMVTFFKEKTIGKGEGTVRKYRNSLYFLREVLEQSSLQEWSQCNDALWRSILLEVFASDEVSKTYQKDFVSTMKAFAKWLDSIKQTSVSSVLLPEIKKVELKITNKKVLQKI
- the yfkAB gene encoding radical SAM/CxCxxxxC motif protein YfkAB; translation: MTTLKPISPLYDPWEAYLDIDENGKLMLTNIEFTTTNLCNMRCEHCAVGYTLQTKDPSAVPVGLLLKRLDEIPTLRALSITGGEPMLSLTSVKNYVVPLLKYAHERGVRTQINSNLTMDLQRYELIIPYLDVLHISHNWGTEEDFATAGFARMEHKPSFTQRVKYFERMIENSRALVKAGVTVSAETMLNKRTLPFLEKIHRQIVDDMLCQRHEVHPMYPSDFASNLEYLKIDEIRQAIHHLLDIRDENVWMLFGTLPFYPCSSNKEDLQLLERIYRSKNVTVRNDPDGRSRLNVNIFNGDIIVTDFGDIPPLGNVVNTRLQQAYDQWANTPIAKQLSCHCPEVACLGPNVLVKERYYPNVDFTKLHTNIKK